Proteins from one Ketobacter alkanivorans genomic window:
- a CDS encoding YbaN family protein, giving the protein MAEAKQLNIFIRYSLITVGWLSVVLGVIGIFLPLLPTTPFLLLAVSCFAKSSTRFHDWLLNQPQLGPYIHLYIDGKGIPLKAKAYILIMLWFTISTSALFFVSAVILKILLLIIASGVTIYIVRMPTLIIEGNAVVTNKPSTLDNQC; this is encoded by the coding sequence ATGGCAGAAGCAAAGCAGCTCAATATCTTCATTCGCTATAGCCTGATCACAGTGGGCTGGCTCTCTGTAGTGTTGGGCGTGATCGGTATTTTTTTGCCACTACTGCCCACTACGCCGTTTCTGCTTCTTGCCGTCAGCTGCTTTGCCAAAAGCTCAACACGCTTCCACGATTGGCTCTTAAATCAACCTCAGCTTGGCCCTTACATCCACCTCTACATTGATGGCAAAGGCATTCCCCTCAAAGCCAAAGCCTATATTCTTATTATGCTGTGGTTCACTATATCCACATCGGCGCTATTTTTTGTGAGCGCTGTAATACTGAAGATTTTGCTGTTGATTATTGCCAGCGGTGTAACCATCTACATCGTAAGAATGCCGACTCTGATAATTGAGGGCAATGCTGTGGTGACCAACAAGCCAAGCACATTGGACAATCAATGCTGA
- a CDS encoding malate dehydrogenase: MKQPVRVVVTGAAGQISYSLLFRIAAGEMLGSDQPVILQMLEITPALEALKGVAMELDDCAFPLLHGMVITDDPNVAYKDADFALLVGARPRGPGMERKDLLEANAAIFSVQGKAINEHASRDIKVLVVGNPANTNALIAQRNAPDINPRQFTAMTRLDHNRALTQLAQKTGSSINDITKMTIWGNHSSTQYPDISKALISGEAAEPKVEQDWYRNEFIPVVQQRGAAIIKARGASSAASAANAAIFHMRDWALGTAEGDWASMGVYSDGSYGIAEGLIYSFPCVCKNGDWEIVQGLEISDFSSEKMKATETELAEERDAVAHLLP; the protein is encoded by the coding sequence ATGAAACAACCTGTACGTGTCGTAGTTACTGGCGCAGCTGGCCAAATCAGCTATTCACTGCTTTTCCGCATCGCGGCTGGCGAAATGCTTGGCTCCGATCAACCCGTAATTCTTCAGATGCTGGAAATTACACCCGCTCTGGAAGCTCTGAAAGGCGTTGCCATGGAGCTGGACGATTGCGCATTCCCTCTGTTGCACGGCATGGTTATCACTGACGATCCCAACGTTGCGTACAAAGATGCAGACTTCGCCTTGCTGGTAGGTGCCCGTCCGCGCGGCCCAGGCATGGAGCGTAAAGATCTTCTGGAAGCCAACGCTGCCATCTTCTCAGTACAAGGCAAGGCCATTAATGAACACGCCAGCCGTGACATCAAGGTACTGGTAGTGGGCAACCCGGCCAACACCAATGCACTGATCGCTCAGCGTAATGCACCAGACATCAACCCACGCCAATTCACCGCCATGACCCGTCTGGATCACAACCGTGCCCTGACCCAACTGGCGCAGAAAACCGGCAGCTCCATCAATGACATCACCAAGATGACCATCTGGGGCAACCACTCTTCCACTCAGTACCCAGATATATCCAAGGCGCTGATCAGTGGTGAAGCGGCTGAGCCTAAAGTTGAGCAAGACTGGTATCGCAACGAATTTATCCCCGTTGTGCAGCAACGCGGTGCAGCCATCATCAAAGCCCGTGGTGCATCAAGTGCCGCATCTGCCGCAAACGCCGCAATCTTCCACATGCGTGACTGGGCACTCGGCACCGCCGAAGGCGACTGGGCAAGCATGGGCGTATATAGCGATGGCAGCTACGGAATTGCCGAAGGACTGATCTACTCTTTCCCATGTGTCTGCAAAAATGGCGACTGGGAAATCGTACAAGGTTTGGAAATCAGCGACTTCAGCTCCGAGAAAATGAAGGCCACTGAAACCGAACTGGCTGAAGAGCGTGATGCCGTTGCGCACCTTCTGCCCTGA
- a CDS encoding EAL domain-containing protein, protein MCYSLRGFLTNWLGVTLLLCMAAVGSVSANATSRFVSADSKLSILINGLGAKQLDVSSYLEITPDPQGLAELDDILQLPDSAFTPLQSQTLFSSMSNQAYWVRASVRESARGAQAASRWLLVLENPHLVGGAMYIARNGTLDSSGFTLVESIQDRYLVYPVDLALNDTFELYIKLNVRGAMTIPAKVWREDAYRLHQRKTLPAWGLLFGGLSALILYNLFVMVSLREPMYCYLAAFLSCGLLVTAHTEGFLAHFAGSVRVFQWIGFGAFFQCVALMSAALFTRVFLNTRADYPVIDRLLLASMALSLLLLGALTFQVLPLPLFFSGFSVCGLLFFIPAMIASLSVSDRATRYFLVGWSIFILGYAIYQFAQLGLVPANYVTVHLKEVALGMLGITLSLGIASQIQKERSQKSMGLTQQQETMLELKYTEEQIQKKVLRDTLQEFPNAEALQSAASRVIESVGSTGETVTMVLVELHHLSLVESKLGHAAKNELLTRATKRLSIVLRSIVGVVSLKELNGQYVPMAVLDSNRYAFLLRSMDDVAVNFAVDEVEVSMQRPFFYQGIGLQPGVSFGVARLSDTEASFDSLYQHALNALRADTEKNLLKGYQLESVDQYNPRNISLINQLRQAIQENEISLYFQPVYDLSSNQPCGIEVLTRWDTSHGEKVNPNEIFYLAEVGGFVAELTLKVMEQAICHYLTAVDPQDNPIKLSVNLSPKCLREDRFLEEVGILLTRYHMPSKMLSFEIKEAAIIEDPCITREALNRIRSMGISLTIDEFGAAYSNSSYMSSLPVAEVKLDQRIVARLDNKFHYDSVAGLINLCREQDIKLVIHGVEDESTLARLEQMGCSFAQGHYFSAPVKAGEFRLGKGQMRRSRYQRA, encoded by the coding sequence ATGTGCTATTCACTGCGCGGCTTCCTGACGAACTGGTTGGGCGTTACCCTGCTTTTGTGCATGGCAGCCGTCGGGTCTGTATCCGCCAATGCGACTTCTCGTTTTGTCTCTGCTGATTCCAAGCTTTCCATTCTGATTAATGGCTTAGGGGCCAAGCAGCTCGATGTGTCCAGTTACCTGGAGATTACGCCGGATCCACAGGGTTTGGCGGAGCTCGATGACATTCTGCAGTTGCCCGATAGTGCGTTTACGCCGCTGCAGTCGCAAACCCTGTTTTCGTCCATGAGCAATCAGGCGTATTGGGTCCGGGCCAGTGTTCGGGAAAGTGCGCGGGGGGCGCAGGCTGCTTCACGGTGGTTGCTGGTGTTGGAGAACCCCCATTTGGTTGGTGGGGCGATGTATATTGCCCGTAATGGAACGTTGGACAGCTCAGGATTCACGTTGGTGGAGTCGATTCAGGATCGGTATCTGGTCTATCCGGTTGATCTGGCCTTGAACGATACTTTCGAGCTGTATATTAAACTGAATGTGCGTGGGGCCATGACCATACCAGCCAAGGTCTGGCGAGAGGATGCCTATCGGCTGCACCAACGCAAAACGTTACCGGCCTGGGGCTTGTTGTTCGGTGGCTTATCGGCGCTGATTCTATATAACCTCTTTGTGATGGTCTCGTTACGAGAGCCGATGTATTGCTATCTGGCCGCATTTCTTTCATGCGGGTTATTGGTTACGGCTCATACTGAAGGCTTTCTGGCGCATTTTGCCGGATCGGTGCGCGTGTTTCAGTGGATTGGCTTTGGCGCCTTCTTTCAGTGTGTGGCACTGATGAGTGCGGCGCTATTTACGCGTGTATTTCTTAATACGCGGGCGGATTATCCTGTGATTGATCGTTTACTGCTGGCATCGATGGCGTTGTCATTGTTGCTGCTGGGTGCGTTAACGTTTCAGGTGCTGCCTCTACCCTTGTTTTTTAGTGGTTTCTCTGTGTGTGGGCTGTTGTTTTTCATCCCCGCGATGATTGCGTCATTGAGTGTGTCTGATCGGGCGACACGCTATTTTCTGGTAGGTTGGTCGATTTTCATCCTGGGGTACGCGATCTATCAGTTCGCCCAATTAGGTTTGGTGCCGGCGAACTATGTCACTGTGCATCTTAAAGAGGTGGCGCTAGGCATGTTGGGGATTACCCTGTCGTTGGGCATCGCCTCTCAGATTCAGAAAGAACGCTCCCAGAAAAGTATGGGGCTGACTCAGCAGCAGGAAACCATGCTGGAGTTAAAGTACACCGAGGAACAGATTCAAAAGAAGGTGCTACGCGATACATTACAGGAGTTCCCCAACGCTGAGGCGTTGCAAAGTGCGGCCAGTAGGGTGATTGAGTCTGTTGGCTCTACCGGTGAGACGGTCACTATGGTGCTGGTGGAGCTTCATCATCTTAGCCTGGTTGAAAGTAAGCTGGGCCACGCGGCCAAGAATGAGCTGCTGACTCGAGCCACTAAGCGCCTGAGCATTGTATTGCGCAGTATTGTGGGTGTGGTCTCGCTGAAAGAGCTCAATGGCCAGTACGTGCCGATGGCGGTTCTTGATTCTAACCGCTATGCATTTTTGCTGAGATCCATGGATGACGTTGCGGTGAACTTTGCCGTGGATGAAGTGGAAGTCTCGATGCAAAGGCCTTTCTTTTATCAAGGCATCGGGTTACAGCCTGGGGTGTCATTTGGAGTGGCCCGGCTCAGTGACACTGAGGCCTCTTTTGACTCCTTGTACCAGCATGCGTTAAATGCGTTGCGTGCGGATACCGAAAAAAACCTGTTGAAGGGTTACCAGCTGGAATCGGTGGATCAATATAATCCGCGCAATATCAGTCTGATCAATCAGCTACGACAGGCAATACAAGAGAACGAAATATCGCTGTATTTTCAGCCCGTTTATGATTTAAGCAGCAATCAGCCGTGTGGTATTGAGGTATTGACCCGATGGGATACATCTCATGGGGAGAAGGTCAACCCTAATGAGATATTCTATTTAGCTGAAGTTGGTGGCTTTGTGGCAGAGTTGACCTTGAAAGTCATGGAGCAGGCGATTTGTCATTATCTGACTGCCGTTGACCCCCAAGACAACCCGATAAAGCTGTCGGTGAATCTTTCCCCCAAGTGTCTGCGAGAGGATCGTTTTTTGGAAGAGGTGGGAATACTGCTAACCCGCTATCATATGCCCTCCAAAATGCTGTCGTTCGAAATCAAGGAGGCTGCCATCATAGAAGATCCGTGCATCACGCGAGAAGCGCTGAATCGCATTCGCTCTATGGGTATCAGTCTTACTATTGATGAGTTTGGAGCCGCCTACAGCAATTCCAGTTATATGAGCAGTTTGCCGGTGGCGGAAGTAAAGCTGGATCAGCGCATTGTGGCCAGGTTGGATAACAAGTTTCATTATGATTCGGTTGCGGGGCTCATAAATTTGTGTCGCGAGCAGGACATCAAGTTGGTGATTCACGGTGTTGAGGATGAGAGCACGTTGGCGCGCTTGGAGCAGATGGGATGCAGTTTTGCTCAGGGACATTATTTCTCTGCACCGGTGAAGGCAGGCGAGTTCCGGCTTGGCAAGGGGCAAATGCGACGCTCTCGTTATCAGCGGGCCTGA
- a CDS encoding M48 family metallopeptidase: protein MTDEALAWKSEELSIKYCRRKTIGIYVSAEKGVEVRVPHFVSRQEALNFVDSKQDWIHKQLLNIAERPVRFEPTYQWGEVFYFLGEKQRFHHQALDAVDLVLPGSDQDDSDRIERRVQSWFREQALLLFNERHEHWREQMRGFELPESEVQQRSMKRRWGTCRKNGKIILNTHLARYPINCVDVVIVHELCHLLEFNHSRHFYNLMDQALPSWKEHDAMLNRLSLLY from the coding sequence ATGACGGACGAAGCACTAGCGTGGAAGAGCGAAGAGCTCAGTATCAAGTACTGCCGCCGCAAAACCATTGGCATATACGTCAGCGCGGAGAAGGGCGTGGAAGTACGTGTGCCTCATTTCGTGTCCCGTCAGGAGGCATTGAATTTTGTGGATTCCAAGCAGGACTGGATTCACAAGCAGTTATTAAATATTGCAGAACGGCCCGTTCGGTTCGAGCCTACCTATCAGTGGGGTGAGGTTTTCTATTTTCTCGGTGAAAAACAGCGCTTTCATCATCAGGCGCTGGATGCAGTCGATTTAGTGCTTCCTGGCAGTGATCAGGATGATAGTGACCGCATAGAGCGGCGCGTGCAGAGCTGGTTCCGTGAGCAGGCTTTACTGCTGTTCAATGAGCGGCATGAGCACTGGCGAGAGCAAATGAGAGGGTTTGAATTGCCCGAGTCGGAGGTTCAGCAGCGTTCAATGAAGCGTCGTTGGGGCACCTGTCGTAAAAACGGCAAGATCATTCTGAACACCCATCTAGCCCGTTATCCGATCAACTGCGTAGATGTGGTGATTGTGCACGAGCTTTGTCATTTGCTGGAATTTAATCACAGCCGTCATTTTTATAATTTGATGGATCAGGCGTTGCCAAGCTGGAAAGAGCACGATGCCATGTTGAATCGTCTTAGCCTGCTGTATTAA
- a CDS encoding acyl-CoA dehydrogenase family protein has product MSEHQPACFDLTLTEEQRITRESIRRFVESQIKSIARDVDEAAAVPQNFYDSVNELGLSLMPIPEALGGAGMPRSPVSNMLNAEDLGQGDMSLAIGALTPLSFINAVLDHGTEDQQEAYLTPLAAETFQAATIALMEPRATFESSDLKTVATPVADGYSLTGVKTLVPLAAQSKFIMVIAAVAGEDGSAAFVVDAGAGDVAGMTMVEESFMGLRPLSLSRIELADVVVPETARINIDVARLLDLSSIGLAAVAVGCCQAVLDYVVPYVNDRTAFGEPISHRQSVAFMVADMATELEAMRLLVYRAASRAEQGLAFHENAYWCRIFCAEKAMEIGTNGVQLLGGHGFIREHPVEMWYRNLRAAALLQGAVVI; this is encoded by the coding sequence ATGTCTGAACATCAGCCGGCCTGTTTCGATCTTACCTTGACGGAAGAACAGCGCATTACCCGCGAATCCATTCGCCGCTTTGTTGAATCTCAGATCAAATCCATTGCCCGTGACGTTGATGAGGCAGCTGCGGTTCCACAAAATTTTTACGATAGCGTTAATGAATTGGGCTTGAGCCTGATGCCCATACCAGAAGCGTTGGGCGGAGCAGGTATGCCTCGATCGCCTGTATCGAACATGTTGAACGCAGAAGATTTGGGTCAGGGGGATATGTCGTTGGCAATTGGCGCGTTGACGCCCTTGAGCTTTATTAATGCAGTGCTGGATCATGGCACAGAAGATCAACAGGAAGCCTATTTAACCCCTCTGGCGGCGGAAACGTTTCAGGCTGCCACCATCGCTTTGATGGAGCCCCGTGCCACCTTCGAGTCATCGGATTTGAAAACAGTGGCGACTCCGGTTGCCGATGGTTACTCCTTGACCGGAGTGAAGACGCTGGTGCCTCTGGCGGCACAGTCGAAGTTTATTATGGTGATTGCCGCGGTGGCAGGGGAAGACGGAAGCGCCGCCTTCGTGGTGGACGCCGGTGCTGGCGATGTCGCCGGTATGACCATGGTTGAAGAATCCTTTATGGGGCTGCGGCCACTGAGTTTGAGCAGGATAGAGCTTGCGGATGTGGTAGTGCCAGAAACGGCGCGTATTAATATCGATGTGGCCAGGTTGCTGGATCTTTCCAGTATTGGTCTGGCGGCGGTGGCGGTTGGTTGCTGTCAGGCTGTATTGGATTACGTTGTACCCTATGTGAATGATCGCACCGCTTTTGGCGAACCCATATCACATCGCCAATCCGTGGCCTTTATGGTGGCGGATATGGCTACCGAATTGGAGGCAATGCGTTTGCTGGTGTATCGGGCAGCCTCCCGTGCTGAGCAAGGGTTGGCGTTCCACGAAAATGCCTACTGGTGTCGTATTTTCTGTGCCGAAAAAGCCATGGAAATCGGCACCAATGGTGTTCAACTATTGGGAGGTCATGGTTTTATCCGCGAGCATCCGGTTGAAATGTGGTATCGGAATTTACGCGCAGCTGCGCTGCTTCAGGGCGCAGTGGTTATTTAA
- a CDS encoding BolA family protein encodes MSKPFPVQAAIESKLSQHFNPSLLQVVNESHMHSVPANSETHFKVVVVSDLFTGKRSVARHQMIYKVLSEELAGPVHALAIHTYTDDEWQKTGAESPDSPTCRGGSKADQH; translated from the coding sequence ATGTCAAAACCCTTTCCTGTTCAGGCGGCCATTGAGTCAAAACTCAGCCAGCACTTCAACCCAAGCCTGTTGCAAGTCGTGAACGAGAGCCATATGCACAGTGTTCCGGCCAATTCAGAGACCCATTTTAAAGTGGTTGTTGTGTCTGATCTGTTTACCGGCAAGCGATCCGTCGCGCGTCATCAGATGATCTATAAGGTGTTGTCTGAAGAGCTGGCGGGGCCGGTACATGCGCTTGCCATTCACACGTATACCGATGATGAGTGGCAGAAGACCGGGGCAGAAAGCCCTGATTCACCTACGTGTCGGGGAGGCAGTAAAGCCGATCAGCATTGA
- the rraA gene encoding ribonuclease E activity regulator RraA — MKFVTPDLCDAYPESVRIVEPLFTNYGGRESFGGEIITVKCHEDNSLVKEHVGKPGAGRVMVVDGGGSLRCALLGDMLAEKAAQNGWAGLIIYGCIRDVDEIRNTDLGVQALRTIPIKSNRQGRGDLNIPVAFGGVTFHPGEYVYADNNGIIVSSVELTMPA, encoded by the coding sequence GTGAAATTTGTGACTCCTGATTTATGTGATGCTTATCCTGAATCGGTTCGGATAGTGGAGCCGTTATTCACGAACTATGGTGGGCGTGAGTCTTTTGGCGGTGAAATCATTACGGTGAAATGCCATGAGGACAACTCCCTGGTGAAGGAGCATGTGGGCAAGCCGGGTGCGGGCCGAGTCATGGTTGTGGATGGTGGGGGATCGTTACGTTGCGCTCTACTGGGTGATATGCTGGCAGAAAAGGCGGCTCAGAACGGTTGGGCCGGGCTGATCATCTATGGTTGTATCCGTGATGTGGATGAAATTCGAAATACCGATCTGGGTGTGCAGGCGTTACGCACTATTCCTATTAAGAGTAATCGGCAAGGGCGGGGGGATTTAAATATTCCAGTCGCCTTTGGTGGCGTGACTTTTCACCCAGGTGAATACGTTTATGCTGACAATAATGGGATTATTGTGTCTTCTGTCGAATTAACGATGCCTGCTTAA
- a CDS encoding NAD(P)H-binding protein, with translation MKVLLLGATGLIGRHCLSDLLATSQISEVIAPTRRSLQMKDQALHNVLVDFDRLDEYPELFEVDAILCCLGTTIKQAGSRERFKLVDYQYCMDAAELGRAHSAKSFSLVSAIGASARSLVFYSRVKGQLEDHLKELEYPSLSIFRPSLLLGDRQEARLGEAAASLVAPLFNPLLVGSLSAYKAIEANVVAKAMVNDCLASATIEPGSKPKVKVYSHDKIVKLASD, from the coding sequence ATGAAAGTTTTGTTGCTGGGGGCTACCGGGCTGATCGGTCGGCATTGCCTGTCAGATCTGTTGGCCACTTCGCAAATTAGTGAAGTCATTGCACCCACCCGACGTTCATTGCAGATGAAAGATCAGGCTCTGCACAACGTGCTGGTTGATTTTGATCGTCTGGACGAATATCCAGAGCTGTTTGAAGTGGATGCCATTCTATGCTGTTTGGGTACCACGATAAAGCAGGCTGGCAGCCGCGAGCGTTTCAAGTTAGTTGATTACCAATATTGCATGGATGCTGCCGAGTTGGGGCGTGCCCATTCAGCCAAATCATTTTCGTTGGTGTCCGCAATTGGCGCGTCTGCCCGTTCATTGGTGTTTTATTCCAGAGTGAAAGGGCAGTTGGAGGATCACCTTAAGGAACTCGAGTACCCATCACTTTCCATTTTTCGGCCATCGTTGCTGCTGGGGGATCGGCAGGAAGCCCGCCTCGGAGAAGCGGCGGCATCTTTGGTTGCCCCCTTATTTAACCCGTTACTGGTGGGCTCTTTATCCGCTTACAAAGCGATTGAAGCCAATGTGGTTGCCAAGGCCATGGTGAACGATTGTCTGGCTTCAGCCACAATTGAGCCGGGCAGTAAGCCGAAAGTTAAGGTGTATAGCCATGACAAGATTGTTAAACTTGCCAGCGACTAG
- a CDS encoding response regulator, which produces MERDEKLLKDRKILRKIDLNLAVQSRFFVAANILLFLFVASVGNYYLLHPVVTAVSGAALLVLSAGLFYFCIRFDSTYGAGPARWRMYFMVLQVGNSLCMGLFCAAVIWLDKLAVNAFLVTLYMVGYSAINNVEWSPYDQRNGIRLFCNLVPPIAAFTVLADINGLTIAAGLLVMMVMLLRQSRLLSVRHWDNVRVHHELHTKARDLAQAANEAHSASQFKTEFLSNITHEIRTPMNNVLGMLALLDDTELSAQQRELQNLAVHSGEGLLSLIDDIVDFSRITSGQVQLNESVFHVKRCIDQNLELLGPRAHEKGMELSCTYEQDIPVRVKGDQGRLAQLINNLVSNAIKYSDGTDIVLHVSMSKVSEQLAELRVSVRDNGKGIDPVMQDHLFDAFSKQLTTRDVAQAGTGLGLAISKGLAECMSGDIGFKSSPEEGTEFWFTVCMPLSTQQAQKLSLNKELLNKRVLIVGAGGGLLEALVSQLSAWDMVVESIAGDGQAHALIAEADEADRGYELIFINMPVLQPMDLALVTDLQSMAPLKTSPKVIMLSSLAQRADALRTGMEAKLSVDWLSKPITREKLCRVLIDTFELDQPEETADKQDAASGEMVGRRILLVEDNAVNQMVAKGLLNKLGYVVTSVVNGKEALGLLEEKEFDLILMDCMMPVLDGYETTTALRDKEAANEASVRIPIIAMTANVVEGEQQRCLACGMDDYLSKPVNIEELDAKMRQWLGARDSESERQESSLKSA; this is translated from the coding sequence ATGGAACGTGACGAAAAACTGTTAAAGGATCGAAAAATTCTGCGCAAGATCGATCTGAATCTTGCCGTTCAGAGCCGCTTTTTTGTCGCAGCCAATATTCTGTTATTTCTGTTTGTTGCTTCCGTTGGTAATTATTATCTGTTGCACCCTGTGGTCACGGCGGTGAGTGGGGCAGCTTTATTGGTGCTATCGGCAGGTCTGTTTTACTTTTGCATTCGATTCGATTCTACCTATGGTGCCGGGCCGGCCCGTTGGCGTATGTATTTCATGGTGCTGCAGGTTGGCAACTCCCTGTGCATGGGGTTGTTCTGTGCTGCGGTCATTTGGCTGGATAAGCTGGCAGTCAATGCGTTTCTGGTCACTTTGTATATGGTGGGGTACTCCGCCATTAATAATGTAGAGTGGTCGCCTTACGATCAGCGGAATGGGATTAGGTTGTTTTGTAATCTGGTCCCTCCTATTGCTGCGTTTACGGTGCTGGCTGATATCAATGGGCTGACCATCGCTGCAGGTTTGCTGGTGATGATGGTGATGTTGCTGCGGCAGTCCAGATTGTTGTCTGTGCGCCATTGGGATAACGTTCGCGTGCATCACGAACTGCATACTAAGGCACGAGACTTGGCTCAGGCCGCCAATGAAGCTCACAGTGCAAGCCAGTTCAAAACGGAATTCCTGTCAAATATTACCCACGAAATACGCACACCCATGAATAATGTGCTTGGTATGTTGGCGTTGCTGGACGACACCGAGCTGAGTGCTCAGCAACGGGAATTACAAAACCTGGCTGTGCATTCAGGTGAAGGTCTGCTGAGCCTGATTGACGATATTGTGGACTTTTCTCGCATTACTTCCGGCCAGGTTCAGCTAAATGAAAGCGTGTTTCATGTAAAACGGTGTATCGATCAGAACCTCGAGCTGCTCGGGCCCCGTGCTCATGAGAAAGGCATGGAGCTTAGTTGTACGTACGAGCAGGATATTCCGGTCAGGGTGAAAGGGGATCAGGGGCGCTTGGCTCAGTTGATCAATAACCTGGTGTCTAACGCGATAAAGTACAGTGACGGCACGGATATTGTGTTGCACGTGAGTATGAGCAAAGTCTCCGAGCAGCTCGCTGAACTGAGAGTGTCGGTTCGTGATAACGGTAAAGGTATTGACCCGGTGATGCAGGATCATCTGTTCGATGCATTCTCCAAACAGCTGACCACCCGTGATGTAGCACAGGCGGGAACGGGGCTGGGGCTCGCTATCAGCAAGGGGCTGGCTGAATGCATGAGCGGTGATATAGGTTTTAAAAGCAGCCCCGAAGAGGGCACCGAGTTCTGGTTTACGGTGTGCATGCCGCTTTCTACTCAACAGGCCCAGAAGCTGTCTTTAAACAAAGAGCTACTTAACAAACGGGTTTTGATTGTGGGTGCAGGTGGCGGGTTGCTGGAAGCACTGGTATCGCAGCTGTCTGCATGGGATATGGTTGTCGAATCCATTGCTGGTGATGGGCAGGCGCACGCGCTGATAGCGGAGGCCGATGAAGCTGATCGGGGCTATGAACTCATCTTTATTAATATGCCGGTTTTACAACCTATGGATCTTGCGTTGGTAACGGATCTACAGAGCATGGCTCCTTTGAAAACATCCCCTAAGGTCATTATGCTGTCATCCTTGGCGCAGCGTGCTGATGCTTTGCGTACGGGTATGGAAGCCAAACTTTCAGTGGATTGGTTGAGTAAGCCCATTACTCGAGAGAAGCTATGTCGAGTGTTGATCGATACGTTTGAACTGGATCAACCGGAAGAGACGGCAGACAAACAGGATGCAGCCAGCGGGGAGATGGTAGGGCGTCGTATTCTGTTGGTTGAGGATAATGCGGTTAACCAGATGGTGGCAAAAGGCCTGCTTAATAAGCTGGGCTATGTGGTGACTTCGGTGGTCAACGGTAAGGAAGCATTGGGCTTGCTGGAAGAGAAAGAGTTCGATCTAATTCTTATGGATTGTATGATGCCGGTGCTTGATGGTTATGAAACCACCACTGCTTTGCGCGACAAAGAGGCAGCCAATGAAGCGTCGGTTCGTATACCCATTATTGCGATGACCGCCAACGTGGTCGAAGGTGAACAGCAGCGTTGCCTCGCTTGTGGTATGGATGACTACCTATCTAAACCTGTCAATATCGAAGAGCTGGATGCTAAAATGCGGCAATGGCTGGGGGCAAGAGACAGTGAATCTGAGAGACAGGAGTCGTCTCTGAAATCTGCCTAG